One genomic segment of Aquamicrobium sp. includes these proteins:
- the cobS gene encoding cobaltochelatase subunit CobS, with translation MNKVDRDIANLPDTTVSVKETFGFDTNMVVPAYSAPSEHVPDIDPDYLFDRQTTLAILSGFAYNRRVMVSGYHGTGKSTHIEQVAARLNWPCVRINLDSHVSRIDLVGKDAIVVKDGMQVTEFRDGILPWAYQHNVALVFDEYDAGRPDVMFVIQRVLESSGRLTLLDQSRVIRPHPAFRLFATANTVGLGDTTGLYHGTQQINQAQMDRWSIVTTLNYLPHDKEVAIILAKAKHFQNEKGREIVNKMVRVADMTRSAFINGDLSTVMSPRTVIMWAENAEIFNDVGFAFRLTFLNKCDELERAVVAEFYQRAFGEELPESAANIALG, from the coding sequence ATGAACAAGGTCGACCGCGACATCGCCAACCTTCCCGACACGACCGTCTCGGTCAAGGAAACCTTCGGTTTCGACACCAACATGGTGGTGCCGGCCTATTCCGCCCCGTCCGAGCACGTGCCGGACATCGACCCGGACTACCTGTTCGACCGGCAGACGACGCTCGCCATCCTCTCGGGCTTCGCCTACAACCGCCGCGTCATGGTCTCGGGCTATCACGGCACCGGCAAGTCGACCCATATCGAGCAGGTGGCGGCGCGGCTGAACTGGCCCTGCGTGCGCATCAACCTCGACAGCCACGTTTCCCGTATCGACCTCGTCGGCAAGGACGCCATCGTCGTCAAGGACGGCATGCAGGTGACGGAGTTCCGCGACGGCATCCTGCCCTGGGCCTACCAGCACAACGTCGCGCTGGTCTTCGACGAGTACGACGCCGGCCGCCCGGACGTGATGTTCGTCATCCAGCGCGTGCTGGAATCGTCGGGCCGGCTGACGCTGCTCGACCAGTCCAGGGTCATCCGCCCGCATCCCGCGTTCCGCCTGTTCGCCACCGCCAACACGGTCGGCCTCGGCGACACGACCGGCCTCTACCACGGCACGCAGCAGATCAACCAGGCGCAGATGGACCGCTGGTCCATCGTCACCACGCTGAACTACCTGCCGCACGACAAGGAAGTCGCGATCATCCTCGCCAAGGCCAAGCACTTCCAGAACGAGAAGGGCCGCGAGATCGTCAACAAGATGGTGCGCGTCGCCGACATGACGCGCTCGGCCTTCATCAACGGCGACCTGTCGACCGTGATGAGCCCGCGCACCGTCATCATGTGGGCCGAGAACGCCGAGATCTTCAACGATGTCGGCTTCGCCTTCCGGCTGACCTTCCTCAACAAGTGCGACGAGCTGGAGCGGGCGGTGGTCGCCGAGTTCTACCAGCGCGCCTTCGGCGAGGAACTGCCGGAAAGCGCCGCCAACATCGCGCTGGGGTAG
- a CDS encoding J domain-containing protein, whose protein sequence is MKPYSKYFEKIRIRPEAETQTRTGAPACQWDGCEGAGTHRAPVGRMREGEYFRFCFDHVREYNKNFNYFSGLADTEVARFQKEALTGHRPTWKMGANGQTRSAPDFAQKRSGAAGYYNRVRDPFGMFGDEPRAGRTRARKLKTLEAKAMETLGLEMNASGEAIKARYKELVKRHHPDANGGDRGSEERFRDVLQAYRVLKQAGLC, encoded by the coding sequence ATGAAACCCTATTCGAAATATTTCGAGAAGATCAGGATTCGCCCGGAGGCGGAGACCCAGACGCGCACCGGCGCGCCGGCCTGCCAGTGGGACGGGTGCGAGGGCGCCGGCACCCACCGCGCGCCGGTCGGGCGCATGCGCGAGGGCGAGTATTTCCGCTTCTGCTTCGATCACGTGCGCGAATACAACAAGAACTTCAACTATTTCTCCGGCCTCGCCGACACCGAGGTCGCGCGCTTCCAGAAGGAGGCGCTGACCGGCCACCGGCCGACATGGAAGATGGGCGCCAACGGCCAGACGCGCTCCGCGCCCGATTTCGCCCAGAAGCGGTCCGGGGCGGCCGGCTACTACAACCGCGTGCGCGATCCGTTCGGCATGTTCGGCGACGAGCCGCGCGCCGGGCGCACCCGCGCGCGCAAGCTCAAGACGCTTGAGGCCAAGGCCATGGAAACGCTTGGCCTTGAAATGAATGCGTCTGGCGAAGCCATCAAGGCGCGCTATAAGGAACTGGTCAAGCGCCATCATCCCGACGCCAATGGCGGCGACAGAGGCTCCGAGGAACGCTTCCGCGACGTGCTTCAGGCCTATCGCGTGCTCAAGCAGGCGGGCCTTTGCTAG
- a CDS encoding BolA family protein, whose protein sequence is MSIRATIEEKLAAAFLPQHLEVINESHLHAGHQEHFDGAGETHLRLRIVADAFSGMSRIERHRAINALIADELADTVHAFAIEAAAPGEPRRW, encoded by the coding sequence TTGTCCATCCGCGCGACCATCGAGGAAAAGCTCGCTGCGGCATTTTTGCCGCAGCATCTGGAGGTCATCAACGAGAGCCACCTCCATGCCGGCCATCAGGAGCATTTCGACGGCGCGGGCGAGACGCACCTTCGGCTGCGCATCGTGGCCGACGCCTTTTCCGGCATGAGCCGGATCGAGCGCCACCGCGCCATCAACGCGCTGATCGCCGACGAACTTGCCGACACGGTCCACGCCTTCGCCATCGAGGCGGCGGCGCCGGGTGAGCCGCGGCGCTGGTAG
- a CDS encoding aldo/keto reductase has protein sequence MTQTPLPTRKLGPHLTVSAVGLGCMGMSHGYGGQDEADAIRTLHRAVELGVSFFDTAEAYGPFANEILVGKGLKPFRDKVTIATKFGFRLDPARKGAEAMNGLDSRPGHVRDVAEASLKRLGVEAIDLLYQHRLDPEVPIEDTVGAMAELVREGKVRALGLSEVGTETLRRAHAVHPISALQSEYSLWTRNPEGEILDTCRELGIGFVPFSPLGRGFLTGKIQKPEDFGADDFRHKLPRFSAQNMAANASLVKILEEMAAQKGATAAQLALAWVIHRGDFIVPIPGARRIDHLEQNVAAARIALSAEEMEALGDLLAPEKFAGERYGAGAWVSRK, from the coding sequence ATGACACAGACACCCCTTCCGACACGCAAGCTCGGCCCTCATCTGACCGTCTCGGCCGTCGGGCTCGGCTGCATGGGCATGAGCCACGGCTATGGCGGGCAGGACGAGGCCGACGCGATCCGCACGCTGCATCGCGCGGTCGAGCTCGGCGTCAGCTTCTTCGACACGGCCGAGGCATACGGCCCCTTCGCCAACGAGATCCTCGTCGGCAAGGGGCTGAAGCCGTTCCGCGACAAGGTGACGATCGCGACGAAGTTCGGCTTCCGGCTCGATCCGGCGCGGAAAGGCGCCGAGGCGATGAACGGCCTCGACAGCCGGCCCGGGCATGTGCGGGACGTGGCCGAGGCGTCGCTGAAGCGGCTGGGCGTCGAGGCCATCGACCTTCTCTACCAGCACCGGCTCGACCCCGAGGTGCCGATCGAGGACACGGTCGGCGCGATGGCCGAACTGGTCCGCGAGGGCAAGGTGCGCGCGCTCGGCCTTTCCGAGGTCGGGACCGAGACGCTGCGCCGCGCCCACGCCGTCCACCCGATCTCGGCCCTCCAGAGCGAGTATTCGCTGTGGACCCGCAACCCCGAGGGCGAGATCCTCGACACCTGCCGCGAGCTCGGCATCGGCTTCGTGCCGTTCAGCCCGCTCGGCCGCGGCTTCCTCACCGGCAAGATCCAGAAGCCGGAGGATTTCGGCGCCGACGACTTCCGCCACAAGCTGCCCCGCTTCAGCGCGCAGAACATGGCGGCCAACGCCTCGCTGGTGAAGATCCTCGAGGAGATGGCGGCGCAGAAAGGCGCGACGGCGGCGCAGCTCGCGCTCGCCTGGGTCATCCATCGCGGCGATTTCATCGTGCCGATCCCCGGCGCGCGCAGGATCGATCATCTGGAGCAGAACGTCGCCGCGGCGCGCATCGCGCTGTCGGCCGAAGAGATGGAAGCGCTCGGCGACCTGCTGGCGCCGGAGAAGTTCGCCGGCGAGCGCTACGGCGCCGGCGCATGGGTGAGCCGCAAATAG
- a CDS encoding HlyC/CorC family transporter: MEELALVLLPLAAVLALVAFHRPLLALFGLELAPIAPAQSARDGLRDAIHREGAVVKQDRDRMGGLLDLAELEVCDVMVHRTHMRSLNADDPPEALVREVLQSPHTRMPLWRGEPDNIVGVVHAKDLLRALNEAAYDFSQIDIAKLAARPWFVPDTTTLQDQLNAFLRRKVHFAIVVDEYGEVEGLVTLEDIIEEIVGDIADEHDIEVQGVRQEADGSVVVDGQVPIRDLNRALDWTLPDDEATTIAGLVIHETQSIPRERQAFTFHGKRFIVMKREKNRITRIRIRPAEAG; the protein is encoded by the coding sequence ATGGAGGAGCTGGCCCTCGTCCTCCTGCCGCTGGCGGCGGTGCTCGCGCTCGTCGCCTTCCATCGCCCGCTGCTCGCCCTGTTCGGGCTGGAGCTCGCGCCGATCGCGCCGGCGCAGAGCGCCCGCGACGGGCTGCGCGACGCGATCCATCGCGAGGGCGCGGTGGTCAAGCAGGACCGCGACCGCATGGGCGGGCTGCTCGACCTCGCCGAGCTCGAGGTCTGCGACGTCATGGTCCATCGCACCCACATGCGCTCGCTCAATGCCGACGACCCGCCCGAGGCGCTGGTGCGTGAGGTGCTGCAGAGCCCGCACACGCGCATGCCGCTGTGGCGTGGCGAGCCCGACAACATCGTCGGCGTTGTCCATGCCAAGGACCTGTTGCGCGCGCTCAACGAGGCGGCTTACGACTTCTCGCAGATCGACATCGCCAAGCTGGCGGCGCGGCCGTGGTTCGTGCCGGACACGACCACGCTCCAGGACCAGCTGAACGCCTTCCTGCGGCGCAAGGTCCATTTCGCCATCGTCGTCGACGAGTATGGCGAGGTCGAGGGGCTGGTGACGCTGGAGGACATCATCGAGGAGATCGTCGGCGACATCGCCGACGAGCACGACATCGAGGTGCAGGGCGTGCGCCAGGAGGCGGACGGCTCGGTGGTGGTCGACGGCCAGGTGCCGATCCGGGACCTGAACCGCGCGCTCGACTGGACCCTGCCCGACGACGAGGCGACGACCATCGCCGGCCTCGTCATCCACGAGACCCAGTCGATCCCGCGCGAGCGGCAGGCCTTCACCTTCCACGGCAAGCGGTTCATCGTCATGAAGCGCGAGAAGAACCGCATCACCCGCATCCGCATCAGGCCGGCCGAGGCCGGCTGA
- the aroB gene encoding 3-dehydroquinate synthase — MSAAERRIETVRVELGARAYDILIGDGLIGAAGREIAARLPGARAAIVTDENVAARHAAALAASLEAAGIAATTITVAPGEKSKSFSMLEEVVDAVLAARLERGDAVIALGGGVVGDLAGFVAGIVRRGMRFVQMPTSLLAQVDSSVGGKTGINSPRGKNLVGVFQQPALVLADTGALDTLPVREFRAGYAEVAKYGLIDRPDFFAWLEANWREVFDGGPARAHAIAESCRAKAAVVARDEYETGDRALLNLGHTFGHALEAATAYDSARLVHGEGVAIGMALAHRFSARLNLASPDDADRVEAHLAAVGLPISTGEIPGELPGPERMLDYIAQDKKVARGALTFILTRGIGRAFIAKDVASSEVLAFLRTAMLPSGAG; from the coding sequence ATGAGTGCTGCTGAACGACGCATCGAGACCGTCCGTGTCGAACTGGGCGCGCGCGCCTACGACATCCTGATCGGCGACGGCCTGATCGGCGCGGCGGGCCGCGAGATCGCCGCGCGGCTGCCGGGCGCGCGCGCGGCCATCGTCACCGACGAAAACGTCGCCGCGCGCCATGCGGCCGCGCTTGCCGCCAGCCTCGAGGCCGCCGGCATCGCGGCGACGACGATCACCGTCGCGCCCGGCGAGAAGAGCAAAAGCTTTTCCATGCTCGAGGAAGTGGTCGACGCGGTGCTGGCGGCGCGGCTCGAACGGGGCGACGCGGTGATCGCGCTCGGCGGCGGCGTGGTCGGCGATCTCGCGGGGTTCGTCGCCGGCATCGTGCGGCGGGGCATGCGGTTCGTCCAGATGCCGACCTCTCTGCTGGCGCAGGTCGATTCCTCCGTCGGCGGCAAGACCGGCATCAACAGCCCGCGCGGCAAGAACCTCGTCGGCGTCTTCCAGCAGCCGGCGCTGGTCCTGGCCGACACCGGCGCGCTCGACACGCTTCCCGTTCGCGAGTTCCGCGCCGGCTATGCCGAGGTCGCCAAGTACGGGCTGATCGACCGGCCCGATTTCTTCGCCTGGCTGGAGGCGAACTGGCGCGAGGTCTTCGACGGCGGGCCGGCGCGCGCCCACGCCATTGCCGAATCCTGCCGCGCCAAGGCCGCCGTGGTGGCGCGCGACGAATACGAGACCGGCGACCGGGCGCTGCTCAATCTCGGCCATACCTTCGGCCATGCGCTGGAGGCGGCGACGGCTTATGACAGCGCCCGCCTCGTCCATGGCGAGGGCGTCGCCATCGGCATGGCGCTGGCGCACCGCTTCTCGGCGCGCCTCAACCTCGCCAGTCCCGACGACGCTGACCGTGTCGAGGCGCATCTCGCGGCCGTCGGCCTGCCGATATCGACGGGCGAGATTCCCGGCGAGCTGCCGGGGCCGGAGCGGATGCTCGACTATATCGCGCAGGACAAGAAGGTTGCACGCGGGGCACTGACCTTCATCCTGACGCGCGGCATCGGCCGCGCTTTCATCGCAAAGGACGTCGCGTCGTCCGAGGTGCTGGCGTTCCTCAGGACGGCGATGCTGCCGTCCGGCGCGGGATGA
- a CDS encoding shikimate kinase has product MTDEPLTGETDAGADRAGTARERLGGRAIVFVGLMGAGKTAIGRRLAQMLDLPFVDSDHEIEAVSRMTVPELFERYGEPEFRALEQRVIGRLLREGPRVVSTGGGAFMNAQTREAVAEHGVSIWLKAGLDLLMDRVSKNQNRPLLKAPIPRGVMERLMAERYPVYALADITVETRDATREIIAEETFRSLSDHLERRARERAEP; this is encoded by the coding sequence ATGACGGACGAGCCATTGACCGGGGAGACCGACGCCGGGGCCGATCGCGCGGGAACGGCCCGCGAGAGGCTGGGCGGGCGCGCCATCGTCTTCGTCGGGCTGATGGGCGCTGGCAAGACCGCCATCGGCAGGCGGCTCGCGCAGATGCTGGACCTGCCTTTCGTCGACAGCGACCACGAGATCGAGGCGGTGTCGCGCATGACCGTGCCCGAGCTCTTCGAGCGCTACGGCGAGCCGGAGTTCCGCGCGCTCGAGCAGCGGGTGATCGGCCGGCTGCTGCGCGAGGGGCCGCGCGTGGTCTCGACCGGCGGCGGTGCCTTCATGAACGCGCAGACGCGCGAGGCGGTGGCCGAGCACGGCGTCTCGATCTGGCTGAAGGCCGGGCTCGACCTCCTGATGGATCGCGTGTCGAAGAACCAGAACCGGCCGCTGCTGAAGGCGCCGATCCCGCGCGGTGTCATGGAGCGGCTGATGGCCGAGCGCTATCCGGTCTACGCGCTCGCCGACATCACCGTCGAGACGCGCGACGCGACGCGCGAGATCATCGCCGAAGAGACGTTCCGGTCGCTGTCCGACCATCTCGAACGCCGGGCCAGGGAAAGGGCGGAGCCATGA
- a CDS encoding histidine kinase, with amino-acid sequence MPTLFRFLTILAVLAGLAYGAMYALAVYFEPRKGEMTVRIPPERLNPQR; translated from the coding sequence ATGCCGACACTGTTCAGGTTCCTGACGATACTGGCCGTCCTGGCCGGCCTTGCCTATGGCGCCATGTATGCGTTGGCCGTCTATTTCGAGCCGAGGAAAGGTGAGATGACGGTGCGCATCCCGCCCGAGCGGCTCAACCCGCAACGCTGA
- a CDS encoding sensor histidine kinase, translating to MQLRRGLLRALRNTGIVVIYQTPDMRVLWGQNVPEEWADGDILGSEDGEFLPGPMAARVTEMRAEVLASGQPVKLEFHEGVESGGRWYDMWIDADRGDDDEIAGVVTTMVEITERKHREQTLRTLLREVSHRSKNLLAIIQSIATQTGRHASGIDSFLDRFRGRLHSLASSQDLVTSSNWRGAMLSELVEGQIARYRDESDEGVRFEGVDVHLNPNAALHIGLALHELVVNSMSHGALARPGGQARLTATLSRQDAGEAPALVLTWSEPAGAAGLPERKDFASVALERVVPMSLDGTARFDVSDERLDYRLEIPAANFEAA from the coding sequence GTGCAGCTGAGGCGGGGTTTGCTGCGCGCGCTGCGCAACACGGGGATCGTCGTCATCTACCAGACGCCGGACATGCGCGTCCTGTGGGGGCAGAACGTGCCGGAGGAGTGGGCCGACGGCGACATCCTCGGCAGCGAGGACGGCGAATTCCTGCCCGGGCCGATGGCCGCGCGCGTCACCGAGATGCGGGCCGAGGTGCTCGCCTCCGGCCAGCCGGTGAAGCTCGAGTTCCACGAGGGCGTCGAGAGCGGCGGACGCTGGTACGACATGTGGATCGACGCCGACCGCGGCGACGACGACGAGATCGCCGGGGTCGTGACCACCATGGTCGAGATCACCGAGCGCAAGCATCGCGAGCAGACCCTGCGCACGCTGCTGCGCGAGGTGAGCCACCGCTCCAAGAACCTCCTCGCCATCATCCAGAGCATCGCCACGCAGACGGGCCGCCACGCTTCCGGCATCGACAGCTTCCTCGACCGCTTCCGCGGCAGGCTGCATTCGCTCGCCTCCTCGCAGGACCTCGTCACCTCCTCCAACTGGCGCGGCGCGATGCTGAGCGAACTGGTGGAAGGCCAGATCGCGCGCTATCGCGACGAGAGCGACGAGGGCGTGCGCTTCGAAGGCGTCGACGTGCATCTCAATCCCAATGCCGCGCTGCATATCGGGCTGGCGCTGCACGAGCTCGTCGTCAACTCGATGAGCCATGGCGCGCTGGCGCGGCCGGGCGGGCAGGCGCGGCTGACCGCGACGCTCAGCCGCCAGGATGCGGGCGAGGCGCCCGCGCTCGTCCTGACATGGAGCGAGCCCGCCGGCGCCGCCGGCCTGCCCGAACGCAAGGATTTCGCCAGCGTGGCGCTGGAGCGGGTGGTGCCGATGTCGCTCGACGGCACGGCGCGCTTCGACGTCAGCGACGAGCGCCTCGACTACCGGCTGGAAATACCCGCCGCCAATTTCGAAGCCGCCTGA
- a CDS encoding DUF1328 domain-containing protein, with amino-acid sequence MLYWALVFLVVAIIAGALGFGGIAGASAGIAQILFFIFLAFLVISLVAGLVRRAG; translated from the coding sequence ATGCTCTATTGGGCGCTCGTATTCCTCGTCGTTGCGATCATCGCCGGGGCGCTGGGCTTCGGCGGCATCGCCGGCGCGTCAGCAGGCATCGCGCAGATCCTGTTCTTCATCTTCCTCGCTTTCCTCGTCATCTCGCTGGTGGCCGGTCTGGTCAGGCGGGCGGGGTAG
- a CDS encoding response regulator, whose product MTLSTRIAPHLPYLRRFSRALTGSQTSGDALVAATLETIIADISVFPSLSSDRIGLYRVFAKLFTSVGVRVPEPETRLAWESRAAANLSALSPLPRQAFLLVAVEGFSETEAAEILDVSDKDFTRLLSEASEEISRQVATDILIIEDEPLIAMDIEQLVESLGHRVVGTARTHKEAVALFAKANPKMVLADIQLADGSSGIDAVNEILAGTPVPVIFITAFPERLLTGERPEPAFLVTKPFHPEMVKALISQALFFDRQAQAAA is encoded by the coding sequence ATGACCTTGTCCACACGGATCGCCCCGCATCTGCCCTATCTCAGGCGCTTCTCTCGCGCGCTGACGGGATCGCAGACCAGCGGCGACGCGCTCGTGGCGGCTACGCTGGAGACCATCATCGCCGATATAAGCGTGTTCCCTTCGCTTTCGAGCGACCGGATCGGGCTTTATCGCGTTTTTGCCAAGCTGTTCACCTCCGTCGGGGTGCGCGTGCCGGAACCGGAGACGCGGCTTGCCTGGGAAAGCCGCGCCGCCGCCAACCTCTCGGCGCTGTCGCCGCTGCCGCGGCAGGCGTTCCTGCTGGTCGCGGTCGAGGGCTTTTCCGAGACCGAAGCCGCCGAGATCCTCGACGTCAGCGACAAGGACTTCACCCGGCTCCTCTCCGAGGCGAGCGAGGAAATCTCGCGGCAGGTGGCGACCGACATCCTCATCATCGAGGACGAGCCGCTGATCGCCATGGACATCGAGCAGCTTGTCGAGAGCCTCGGCCATCGCGTGGTCGGCACCGCCCGCACCCACAAGGAAGCGGTGGCGCTGTTTGCGAAGGCCAATCCCAAGATGGTGCTGGCCGACATCCAGCTCGCCGACGGCTCGTCGGGCATCGACGCGGTCAACGAGATCCTGGCGGGAACGCCGGTGCCGGTGATCTTCATCACCGCCTTCCCAGAGCGGCTCCTGACCGGCGAGCGGCCGGAGCCGGCCTTCCTCGTCACCAAGCCGTTCCATCCCGAGATGGTCAAGGCGCTGATCAGCCAGGCGCTGTTCTTCGACCGGCAGGCGCAGGCGGCGGCCTGA
- a CDS encoding NepR family anti-sigma factor produces the protein MKTARATAAGGLDRAGRRADPLGTNSEIGRKLKQYYDDLISEAVPDKFQDLLKQLEEREQTAGPAAAAVSDRE, from the coding sequence ATGAAAACAGCCAGAGCGACCGCCGCGGGCGGTCTTGACAGAGCGGGCCGCCGCGCCGATCCGTTGGGGACGAATTCCGAGATCGGACGCAAGCTCAAGCAATATTACGACGATCTCATTTCCGAGGCCGTGCCGGACAAGTTCCAGGATCTGCTGAAGCAGCTCGAAGAGCGCGAGCAGACGGCCGGACCGGCGGCAGCCGCCGTTTCCGACCGGGAATAA
- a CDS encoding sigma-70 family RNA polymerase sigma factor, with amino-acid sequence MDDRSTFRQDLLDAIPSLRAFAISLSQNADRADDLVQETLVKAWDKQASFQPGTNLKAWVFTILRNEFYSQMRKRGREVQDSDGVLTGRLAVHPGQHGALDLDDFRTALETLPEDQREAIILIGASGFSYEEAAEICGCAVGTIKSRVSRARTRLQEILQVSGDGDYGPDAISSQVMGSSAA; translated from the coding sequence ATGGACGATCGGTCGACCTTCAGGCAGGATTTGCTCGACGCCATTCCCAGCCTGCGCGCGTTTGCCATCTCCCTGTCGCAGAATGCCGACAGGGCGGATGACCTGGTGCAGGAAACGCTGGTCAAGGCCTGGGACAAGCAGGCCTCCTTCCAGCCCGGCACCAACCTGAAAGCGTGGGTGTTCACCATCCTGCGCAACGAGTTCTATTCGCAGATGCGCAAGCGCGGCCGCGAGGTCCAGGACAGCGACGGCGTCCTCACCGGGCGGCTGGCGGTGCATCCCGGCCAGCACGGTGCGCTGGATCTCGACGATTTCCGCACCGCGCTCGAGACGCTGCCGGAGGACCAGCGCGAGGCGATCATCCTGATCGGCGCGTCGGGCTTCTCTTATGAGGAAGCGGCCGAGATTTGCGGCTGCGCGGTCGGAACCATCAAGAGCCGGGTCAGCCGGGCGCGCACGCGCCTCCAGGAGATCCTTCAGGTCTCCGGCGACGGCGACTATGGCCCCGACGCCATCTCCTCGCAGGTGATGGGCTCAAGCGCCGCCTGA
- a CDS encoding response regulator yields the protein MRGDLPLAGMRVLVMEDEHLIAMDVELLCREHGAAEVVLVHALDEAGEMLAEAVPDAGILDVALAGQPTFGVARELAARGIPFVFATGHADAEGLFDDFPDVAVIGKPFAGGALMEALAAAIARTGPEAGARSGGA from the coding sequence ATGCGTGGCGACCTTCCGCTGGCCGGCATGCGGGTTCTCGTCATGGAGGACGAGCATCTGATCGCGATGGATGTGGAGCTGCTGTGCCGCGAGCACGGCGCTGCGGAGGTCGTGCTCGTGCATGCGCTCGACGAGGCGGGCGAGATGCTTGCCGAGGCCGTGCCCGATGCCGGCATCCTCGACGTGGCGCTGGCCGGCCAGCCGACCTTCGGCGTTGCCCGCGAGCTGGCCGCCCGCGGCATCCCGTTCGTGTTCGCCACCGGCCATGCCGATGCGGAAGGGCTGTTCGACGATTTCCCGGACGTCGCGGTGATCGGCAAGCCCTTCGCCGGCGGCGCGCTGATGGAGGCGCTGGCCGCCGCGATCGCCCGGACCGGCCCGGAAGCCGGCGCGCGATCAGGCGGCGCTTGA
- a CDS encoding YqjD family protein has translation MATAASGKAGKAEDKAVPADLEAELAQLREDVARLTEQLAKTGEHTMSAARRAATEGAEQLRVKGEEAMYALKSNAGDIERQVTDAVREKPLTSLAIAAGVGFFFALLSRR, from the coding sequence ATGGCGACAGCAGCAAGCGGCAAGGCCGGCAAGGCCGAAGACAAGGCGGTTCCCGCCGATCTCGAGGCCGAACTGGCGCAGCTGCGCGAGGACGTCGCGCGCCTGACCGAGCAGCTGGCGAAGACCGGCGAGCACACGATGTCGGCAGCGCGCCGCGCGGCGACCGAAGGCGCCGAGCAGCTTCGCGTCAAGGGCGAGGAGGCAATGTATGCGCTCAAGTCCAATGCCGGCGACATCGAGCGCCAGGTCACCGACGCGGTGCGAGAGAAGCCGCTGACCTCGCTCGCCATCGCCGCCGGCGTCGGCTTCTTCTTCGCGTTGCTTTCGCGCCGCTAG